A single genomic interval of Streptomyces graminofaciens harbors:
- a CDS encoding helix-turn-helix transcriptional regulator encodes MSLAERRRALGLTQEGFAFAVGVDRRTVGRWERGESKPQPPQRPKVAEVLQMDLDELDAMWASAEVLPMPTGLASSAHDGPEDTDEMIRREFLRLLAVSGALAAVPIDEADTLAEGELRGDLDAFERMNGHLWQVYQLSRAKHSVHPVVRSQLEALNDALWGGNSQASTLCFAAGDLFQLAGELAFDANRYGDATASYSLAASASREAGAFDLWACALIRSAYVDLSEKRYKRAAETLGAARRIALRGDGNLSTRHWAAAVQAEAYAWLGDFDACEEALDEAEKVSDLGGEVSNGGWLRFDGSRLAEERGARYLQLNRLGLAEDALKDALRQKPLAPGHSFRRRGSVLVDLAAIGAKRRDSEQVVQYGVEALRLARASGSGYVARRLQALTAELGNFGRDRRIAELRAEIGTLTA; translated from the coding sequence ATGAGCCTTGCCGAGAGGCGCAGAGCTCTGGGGTTAACCCAGGAGGGATTCGCTTTCGCGGTTGGCGTCGATCGGCGCACCGTAGGCCGATGGGAGCGGGGCGAATCGAAGCCCCAGCCTCCCCAGCGGCCCAAGGTCGCTGAGGTGCTACAGATGGACCTCGACGAACTCGACGCCATGTGGGCCTCGGCTGAAGTCCTGCCCATGCCGACGGGGTTGGCGTCGAGCGCCCACGATGGTCCAGAGGACACAGACGAGATGATCCGACGCGAGTTTCTGCGCCTGCTGGCGGTCTCGGGGGCGCTCGCCGCCGTGCCGATAGATGAGGCGGACACCCTGGCGGAAGGCGAGCTGCGGGGCGACCTCGACGCCTTCGAGCGCATGAACGGCCACTTGTGGCAGGTGTACCAGCTCTCCCGTGCCAAGCACTCGGTGCACCCCGTAGTGCGGTCTCAGCTCGAAGCCCTCAACGACGCGCTTTGGGGAGGGAACAGCCAGGCCAGCACGCTGTGCTTCGCTGCCGGGGACCTGTTCCAACTCGCGGGGGAGCTGGCCTTCGACGCCAACCGCTACGGTGACGCCACCGCCTCGTACTCACTGGCCGCCAGCGCGAGCAGGGAGGCCGGCGCGTTCGATCTGTGGGCGTGTGCCCTTATCCGAAGCGCCTACGTGGACCTCTCGGAGAAGCGCTACAAGCGAGCGGCGGAAACCCTCGGCGCAGCACGTCGCATCGCCCTTCGCGGCGACGGCAACCTGTCAACGAGGCACTGGGCCGCAGCCGTCCAGGCCGAGGCGTACGCATGGCTCGGCGACTTCGACGCCTGCGAGGAGGCGCTCGACGAGGCGGAGAAGGTGTCCGACCTGGGCGGTGAAGTCTCCAACGGCGGATGGTTGCGCTTTGACGGCTCCCGTCTGGCAGAGGAGCGCGGGGCCCGGTATTTGCAGCTCAATCGGCTCGGCCTCGCCGAGGACGCCCTCAAGGACGCGCTTCGACAAAAGCCCCTCGCTCCCGGTCATTCGTTCCGGCGCCGAGGCTCCGTGCTCGTCGACCTGGCCGCTATCGGCGCAAAGCGGAGGGACTCGGAACAGGTGGTGCAGTACGGGGTCGAGGCCCTGCGTCTGGCGCGGGCCTCCGGGTCCGGCTACGTCGCCCGTAGACTCCAAGCTCTGACCGCCGAGCTTGGCAACTTCGGGCGCGATCGGCGCATTGCCGAGTTGAGGGCCGAGATCGGCACCCTGACGGCGTGA